A single genomic interval of Spirosoma linguale DSM 74 harbors:
- a CDS encoding ABC transporter related protein (PFAM: ABC transporter related~SMART: AAA ATPase~KEGG: pfo:Pfl01_4798 hemin importer ATP-binding subunit), with protein MLKAEHLSFQIGRQTLIDDVSLTLLPGEFTMVLGPNGAGKSTLLKLLTGTETPKTGQIYYGDQPLPSIPLSIQARQKAVLSQLLSLPFDLSVSEVVMMGRYPYFDLNPTVQDIQIADSCLEAVGMFSFKTRAFASLSGGEKQKVHLARVLAQLYRQPGDESVKYLFLDEPISALDIHYQHQILGLVRELATKNMVVFVIVHDINLALQYADNVILMDQGRIFNIGIPEQVLNTNAIETVFKIRPYFITHPETGRRVMIY; from the coding sequence ATGCTTAAAGCCGAACACCTGTCGTTCCAGATTGGTCGGCAGACATTAATCGACGACGTTTCGCTCACGCTGCTGCCCGGCGAGTTTACGATGGTTCTGGGTCCGAATGGAGCGGGCAAAAGTACCCTGCTCAAACTGCTGACAGGCACCGAAACCCCGAAAACAGGACAGATCTATTATGGCGATCAGCCCCTACCTTCTATACCCCTTTCAATCCAGGCACGACAGAAAGCTGTACTATCTCAGTTGCTGTCCCTTCCTTTCGACCTGAGTGTATCTGAGGTTGTCATGATGGGCCGGTATCCCTATTTCGACCTCAACCCGACGGTGCAGGATATACAGATTGCAGATTCATGTCTGGAAGCCGTGGGTATGTTTTCATTCAAAACCCGCGCCTTTGCGTCACTCTCCGGCGGTGAGAAACAAAAAGTTCACCTGGCGCGGGTGCTGGCGCAGTTATACCGCCAGCCGGGCGATGAATCGGTCAAATACCTGTTTTTAGACGAACCCATTTCGGCACTGGATATTCATTATCAGCATCAGATTCTGGGTCTGGTGCGTGAGCTGGCCACGAAAAATATGGTGGTGTTTGTCATTGTCCACGACATTAATTTAGCCTTACAATACGCTGACAACGTGATTCTAATGGATCAGGGGCGTATTTTCAACATAGGTATTCCCGAACAGGTACTAAATACAAATGCGATTGAAACGGTGTTCAAAATCCGTCCCTATTTCATAACGCATCCCGAAACGGGTCGCAGAGTGATGATTTATTAG
- a CDS encoding TonB-dependent receptor (PFAM: TonB-dependent receptor; TonB-dependent receptor plug~KEGG: reh:H16_B2109 outer membrane receptor, TonB dependent) has translation MKFIYLRYFIFLPFFFLLGAPLFAQTTITGRVVDPTNSQPIAGATVLISGTSRGTTANDKGQFELSASEGDQLQVSAIGYQTQTVKIKATTRTLTIELESSNIDLNEVIVSGYSTPQTIQRTAGAVGLVTSRDIQRTSGIHLQNFVNLIPGVKVEMRTVAAGNRIVIRGYGNQTNFNGVGYKAYLNDIPLTDGDGTTFLDDVDFTNLSRVEIIKGPASSSYGNALGGVVNFYTERAPIGKTSVSQQVMAGSYGLFRTNTSIKTGSDNTSLNINYGHQKYDGFRLHGTSKKDFLNITSDTYLSQKRSMSVFVGYTNSYDLLSGQVDSLNLIVHPDTAEVAYIANNASIKTESARAGISHNYQFTDRFSNKTTVFVGGQIIDQPFAAGVNKTNKFKFGGRTVFTYTNDASALKPTFSIGAEFLKNFNYAKGYGLSNGILGALRSDLEVQAMQYNVFAQAALQLAPKLTLSAGAGLNFVEYGITDMRASTTTPAYVNASGYKRFDSVLTPRVAVSYQATDNVSFYASASQGYSAPATNQVVIAQTGVVNYNLRPETGTSYEIGSKGSLLTKALTYEIAYFSMAVTDKLIPQNFPATPTSPAYTLTTNAGKVQHNGLELAVQYAYRPGTGAISLIRPFVSYTYSDFYYKDYKSDNNGDAKTINYTGKKESGIAPNLLNAGFDLEVRSGFYLNGTMMYVDKMPITLANDHFAKAYTLINGKVGYRSALGNHFSLDVYVGSDNMLSSTYSSLIFLNLPNPANNRPLFFNPAPKITFYSGAMLKYTF, from the coding sequence ATGAAATTTATATATCTCCGATATTTCATCTTTTTACCTTTCTTTTTTCTCCTGGGAGCGCCCCTTTTTGCCCAAACGACGATAACCGGTCGTGTGGTCGACCCCACAAATTCGCAGCCCATCGCCGGGGCTACGGTACTGATTAGCGGCACCTCGCGCGGTACGACGGCCAACGACAAAGGGCAATTTGAACTGAGTGCCAGCGAGGGCGATCAACTACAAGTCTCGGCCATTGGCTACCAGACCCAAACGGTAAAAATCAAAGCCACAACCCGCACGCTGACCATCGAACTGGAATCGTCGAACATCGACCTGAACGAAGTGATCGTCTCCGGGTATTCAACGCCCCAGACGATTCAGCGAACAGCCGGTGCCGTTGGACTGGTTACAAGTCGCGACATTCAGCGGACGAGCGGTATCCATCTGCAAAACTTCGTGAACCTGATACCGGGCGTGAAGGTGGAAATGCGTACCGTCGCTGCTGGGAACCGGATTGTGATTCGGGGGTATGGCAACCAGACGAACTTCAACGGTGTCGGCTACAAGGCGTACCTCAACGATATTCCGCTAACCGACGGCGATGGCACGACCTTTTTGGACGATGTGGATTTTACGAACCTGAGCCGCGTTGAAATCATCAAAGGACCGGCTTCCAGTTCGTACGGCAATGCGCTGGGCGGAGTAGTGAACTTCTATACTGAACGTGCGCCCATTGGTAAAACTAGCGTGAGCCAACAGGTGATGGCGGGTTCCTACGGGCTATTTCGGACGAACACCTCGATCAAAACCGGCTCCGACAATACCAGCTTGAACATTAACTACGGACACCAGAAATACGACGGCTTTCGATTACACGGCACCTCGAAAAAGGATTTCCTGAACATTACCAGTGATACCTACCTGAGTCAGAAACGGTCTATGTCGGTTTTTGTCGGCTACACCAATTCGTATGATCTATTGTCGGGGCAAGTCGATAGTCTGAACCTTATCGTTCATCCTGATACGGCTGAAGTGGCGTACATTGCCAACAACGCCAGTATCAAAACTGAAAGCGCGCGGGCGGGTATTAGCCACAACTACCAGTTTACGGATCGTTTCTCAAACAAAACAACGGTGTTTGTGGGCGGGCAGATCATCGACCAGCCGTTTGCTGCCGGGGTCAACAAAACCAACAAGTTCAAGTTTGGTGGCCGGACGGTCTTCACGTACACTAACGATGCCAGCGCACTTAAACCGACGTTCAGCATCGGGGCCGAATTCCTGAAGAACTTCAACTACGCCAAAGGGTACGGCTTGTCGAACGGCATCCTGGGTGCTCTTCGCTCCGACCTCGAAGTACAGGCCATGCAATATAACGTGTTTGCGCAGGCAGCATTGCAATTAGCTCCCAAGCTCACACTTTCCGCTGGAGCGGGTCTGAACTTTGTCGAGTACGGCATTACCGACATGCGGGCCAGCACAACCACGCCCGCCTACGTTAACGCGTCGGGCTACAAACGTTTCGACTCGGTATTGACTCCCCGTGTTGCGGTCTCGTATCAGGCGACGGACAATGTATCGTTCTACGCCAGTGCCAGCCAGGGCTATTCGGCACCGGCAACCAATCAGGTGGTTATTGCCCAGACGGGGGTAGTCAATTACAACCTCCGCCCGGAAACGGGAACCAGCTACGAAATTGGCAGCAAAGGGAGCCTGCTGACGAAAGCATTGACCTACGAAATTGCGTATTTCAGCATGGCCGTGACCGATAAACTTATACCGCAGAACTTCCCGGCCACGCCCACATCGCCCGCCTACACCCTGACCACCAACGCGGGAAAAGTGCAGCATAACGGGCTGGAGCTGGCCGTTCAGTATGCTTATCGTCCTGGTACCGGAGCCATCTCGCTGATTCGTCCGTTCGTGTCGTACACGTATAGTGATTTCTACTACAAAGATTACAAGAGCGATAATAACGGTGATGCCAAAACGATCAATTATACCGGCAAGAAAGAGTCGGGTATTGCGCCCAACCTGCTGAACGCGGGTTTCGATCTGGAAGTACGTTCGGGTTTCTACCTGAACGGCACGATGATGTACGTCGACAAAATGCCCATTACGCTGGCCAACGACCATTTTGCCAAAGCCTATACGCTCATTAATGGCAAAGTCGGTTATCGGAGCGCGCTGGGGAATCATTTCAGTCTGGATGTGTACGTGGGCTCGGACAATATGCTTAGCAGCACCTACTCGTCCCTGATCTTCCTCAACCTGCCTAACCCGGCCAACAACCGTCCGTTGTTCTTCAACCCGGCCCCAAAAATTACCTTCTATTCGGGTGCTATGCTGAAGTACACGTTCTAA
- a CDS encoding transport system permease protein (PFAM: transport system permease protein~KEGG: pmy:Pmen_0994 transport system permease protein), whose amino-acid sequence MKPPSLSPGQWYGILAALLVLSIIAALRIGAVELTFADINHILLNGLGLSGTMVDPISQGLFLQIRLPRVLLCATVGAGLSVSGVLMQALFRNPIVEPGLVGTSSGAALGAALVFVLGKNINWAFTDALGLFLLPCVAFVFAFLATLLVYRIASISGKVNVATMILAGIAINALATGGTGFLSYIARDPQARSITFWNLGTFSGADWTQLAIVFPVTSVGILFSLRFTKALNILILGEDEVRHLGYNIDRLKIQVLLLNTLLVAIGTAMVGVISFVGLVVPHLMRLLKTSDNRFLVIASALLGGSLLTLADTIARRLVAPAEFPIGVITAFVGAPVFIWLLVRNARSFQKGGFYA is encoded by the coding sequence ATGAAACCACCCTCTCTATCCCCCGGCCAATGGTATGGCATCCTTGCCGCATTGCTCGTCCTCTCCATTATAGCCGCCCTGCGGATCGGTGCCGTCGAGTTGACGTTTGCTGACATTAACCACATTTTGCTTAACGGCCTTGGTCTGTCCGGCACAATGGTTGATCCTATTTCGCAGGGGTTATTTCTGCAAATCCGGTTGCCTCGGGTGTTGCTATGTGCTACGGTTGGGGCTGGATTGTCAGTGTCGGGGGTGTTGATGCAGGCACTCTTTCGGAATCCGATTGTGGAGCCGGGGCTGGTAGGTACCAGCTCCGGGGCGGCTCTGGGGGCGGCATTGGTCTTTGTACTCGGTAAGAATATCAACTGGGCTTTTACCGATGCGCTGGGGCTGTTTTTACTACCCTGTGTCGCGTTTGTTTTCGCCTTTTTGGCGACCCTGCTGGTGTATCGGATTGCGTCGATTAGTGGTAAAGTAAATGTAGCAACCATGATTTTGGCGGGTATCGCCATCAATGCACTAGCCACCGGCGGCACGGGTTTCCTATCGTACATCGCCCGCGACCCGCAGGCCCGGTCCATCACCTTCTGGAATCTGGGCACGTTTTCTGGTGCCGACTGGACACAGTTGGCTATCGTTTTCCCCGTAACGTCGGTGGGAATTCTATTTTCGTTACGGTTCACCAAAGCGTTGAATATCCTGATTTTGGGCGAGGATGAAGTGCGGCACCTGGGTTACAACATCGACCGGCTCAAAATACAGGTGCTGCTGCTGAACACCCTGCTGGTGGCCATCGGCACGGCCATGGTTGGCGTCATTTCGTTTGTGGGGCTGGTGGTGCCCCATTTGATGCGCCTGTTGAAAACGTCCGATAATCGGTTTCTGGTGATCGCGTCGGCCCTGCTGGGCGGCTCACTGCTTACCCTGGCCGATACCATTGCCCGACGGTTGGTAGCTCCGGCTGAATTTCCGATTGGGGTGATCACTGCCTTTGTAGGTGCGCCCGTATTTATCTGGCTACTGGTCCGCAACGCCCGCTCGTTTCAGAAAGGAGGTTTTTATGCTTAA
- a CDS encoding conserved hypothetical protein (KEGG: rpa:RPA1785 hypothetical protein): MSRLIKSVCIFTLLAIFTSQTFAQKVAVPPAPGLSFVGQLNVKVGSAYVVGETPHGTRRIIPILGGTVEGPGLKGDILPGGSDWQIVRKDGVAELEAHYQFKTDDGVIIYIKNVGLRVATPDVAARIGRGEQVSPSEYYFRAIPKFEAPTGKYDWMNNAIFICTAFRNPENVVIQVWKVL, encoded by the coding sequence ATGAGCCGTCTGATAAAATCTGTTTGCATCTTTACTCTTTTGGCAATTTTCACTAGTCAAACATTTGCGCAAAAAGTCGCAGTTCCACCAGCACCTGGTCTGTCGTTTGTCGGGCAGCTGAATGTAAAAGTTGGCAGTGCGTATGTGGTTGGAGAAACCCCGCATGGCACCCGCCGAATTATTCCGATTCTGGGGGGCACAGTTGAAGGTCCCGGCCTGAAGGGTGACATTCTGCCCGGTGGCTCCGATTGGCAGATTGTTCGAAAAGATGGCGTGGCGGAATTGGAAGCCCATTATCAGTTCAAAACCGACGACGGGGTTATCATTTATATTAAAAATGTGGGTTTGCGCGTGGCCACGCCCGATGTAGCGGCCCGCATTGGCCGGGGTGAACAGGTGAGTCCGAGTGAGTATTACTTCCGCGCAATTCCCAAATTCGAAGCACCCACCGGAAAATACGACTGGATGAACAACGCTATTTTTATCTGTACCGCCTTTCGCAACCCCGAAAACGTAGTCATTCAGGTCTGGAAAGTACTTTAA
- a CDS encoding periplasmic binding protein (PFAM: periplasmic binding protein~KEGG: pla:Plav_0182 periplasmic binding protein) — MKITRVLVLTALLGTGLTACTSTQKDQSEATGKQRIVCVAKQLTELIYALGAGDQLVGVDLSSTYPPAAQKLAKVGYHRLLNAEGIIALKPTVVYHDGNVAPEAVMTQLEKVGVPMKVFKDAHTIPEVKALFDTLAAQFGAQKQADSLKTKLDADLAKAATDVKQYKSVPKVAIIHFGRVINNYLVIGKAGTASYMLDLAGGKNVMDTLKGMKPLSPEIISKAQPDIILVTDFGYDRMGNAEKLATLPGIALTPAGKNKKIYRIEEHDLIYLGPRTGENVQLLMKLIHQ; from the coding sequence GTGAAAATCACCCGAGTTCTTGTACTAACCGCCCTGCTGGGCACTGGCTTGACAGCCTGTACCTCTACCCAGAAAGACCAGTCCGAAGCCACCGGCAAACAGCGCATCGTTTGCGTGGCTAAACAGTTAACTGAACTAATTTATGCCCTCGGCGCGGGTGATCAACTGGTGGGCGTCGATCTGTCGAGCACCTATCCGCCAGCTGCGCAAAAGCTAGCAAAAGTGGGTTATCACCGGCTGCTGAACGCCGAAGGCATCATTGCCCTCAAGCCGACAGTCGTTTACCACGATGGCAACGTAGCCCCCGAGGCCGTCATGACCCAACTGGAAAAAGTGGGTGTGCCGATGAAAGTATTCAAAGACGCTCATACTATTCCCGAAGTCAAAGCCCTATTCGACACGCTGGCCGCTCAGTTTGGCGCCCAGAAGCAGGCCGACAGCCTGAAAACCAAACTGGATGCCGACCTGGCTAAAGCTGCTACGGACGTTAAGCAATACAAGTCTGTTCCAAAAGTGGCGATCATACACTTTGGTCGGGTCATCAACAATTACCTGGTTATTGGTAAAGCCGGAACAGCCTCATACATGCTCGATCTGGCGGGTGGCAAGAACGTGATGGACACGCTGAAAGGAATGAAACCCCTCAGCCCGGAAATCATCAGCAAAGCCCAGCCTGATATTATCCTCGTTACCGACTTTGGCTACGACCGAATGGGCAACGCCGAAAAACTGGCTACCCTTCCCGGCATTGCGCTTACACCAGCCGGAAAAAACAAGAAAATCTACCGTATTGAGGAGCACGATCTAATCTACCTCGGGCCGCGTACGGGTGAGAATGTTCAACTGTTGATGAAGTTGATTCATCAGTAA
- a CDS encoding glycosyl hydrolase, BNR repeat-containing protein (KEGG: amc:MADE_01526 glycosyl hydrolase, BNR repeat- containing protein), translated as MRNTLLVLYSVLLISPLLAQKPKLAKPVSTSSIEGAENIDPYFKPVKWRNIGPFRGGRSVAGSGVTSDPQLYYMGTVGGGIWKTEDAGMTWKNVSDGQLKTSSVGAIGICESDPAVVYVGMGEHAPRGVMTSYGDGVYKSTDAGKTWQHLGLDLTRHIAAVRVHPQNPDVAFVAAQGALHGSSADRGIYKTIDGGKSWKKVLFVDENTGCNDLSMDMTNPRILYASMWDYRRLPWQVQSGGKGSGLYKSTDAGETWTKLEKGLPKELGKMGISVSKANPNRVYAVIESDSKADKGGVFLSEDAGKSWNRVSKDHRTIQRAWYYIEIFADPVDENTVYVLNTSVLKSIDGGKTFSTIPGSHGDHHHLWINPKNNKNLFLSNDGGAAVSFNGGKSWSSENNQPTAQFYRVNADNRFPYYVYGGQQDNTSVMIASRSTNGSGITDKDWEASAGGESAFLAFNPDDPRHVMGGSYQGTIEVLDQQTHEGKPIMVSPIQYQALQAKTMKYRFNWNAPIIWSKHEPNAFYHAGNRLFKTTDLGKSWSIASPDLTRHDSTKLGWGGAPYTNEGAGGENYATITYVLESPSEKGVIWTGSDDGLVYLTRDGGTTWTNVTPSGLPETLINSIEVSPHDKATAYIATTRYKFNDFAPAIYKTTDYGKTWTKIVTGIPYGAFTRTVREDPERKGLLYAGTETGVYVSYNGGTSWRPMQLNLPVSPVTDLKVHQGDLIAATAGRSFWILDDLGPIRQFDDKASKDSLLVYKPEDAYRVSGGSALDKVIEDDDDEDAGSSPGRNGFAGTNPSTGVVMYYQLPAKVDTSAMLTMEILSDQGVSVRKLSSKKDKKFVAFPGGPSPEPTLTVKPGLNRFVWDMRAETLPAIEKVFIEGNYKGRKLPPGAYKATIKFGKQEKTVPFKILPDPRLNTTPADYEQQQKTLIGIEDGVKEIHLGVNRMRKAQKQINDLVDLIDDKPNLKAVADSGRALAKKIKLWEEKVIQPKSQSNDDVINFENKLSADYIFLKGELDVNTPYVTAGQKERLSELNAIWQPLKTDMNMLIQNDIARFNNQCRQAQLEKVTVPDVAVSTPKQ; from the coding sequence ATGCGAAACACCCTACTTGTACTTTACTCCGTTCTATTAATCAGTCCATTACTTGCTCAAAAGCCTAAACTGGCCAAGCCCGTTTCTACCTCCAGTATCGAAGGAGCAGAAAACATCGACCCCTACTTTAAGCCCGTCAAATGGCGGAACATCGGCCCCTTTCGCGGAGGACGCTCGGTGGCCGGGTCGGGCGTGACCAGCGACCCGCAACTGTACTACATGGGTACCGTGGGCGGGGGCATCTGGAAAACGGAAGACGCGGGCATGACCTGGAAAAACGTCTCCGACGGGCAGCTCAAAACTTCATCTGTCGGAGCTATCGGCATCTGCGAATCCGACCCGGCCGTTGTATACGTCGGTATGGGTGAACATGCACCCCGTGGCGTGATGACCTCCTACGGCGATGGGGTCTATAAATCGACCGATGCGGGGAAAACCTGGCAGCACCTTGGCCTCGACCTTACCCGCCATATTGCCGCCGTTCGGGTGCATCCGCAAAATCCGGATGTAGCGTTTGTAGCCGCTCAGGGTGCCTTGCATGGCTCCTCGGCTGATCGGGGAATTTACAAAACGATCGATGGCGGTAAGTCCTGGAAGAAGGTGCTGTTCGTTGATGAAAACACCGGCTGTAACGACCTAAGCATGGATATGACCAACCCGCGTATTCTCTACGCATCCATGTGGGATTACCGGCGATTGCCCTGGCAGGTGCAAAGTGGTGGTAAAGGCAGCGGCCTCTACAAATCGACCGACGCGGGCGAAACCTGGACAAAACTCGAAAAAGGGTTGCCTAAAGAACTCGGCAAAATGGGCATTTCGGTATCCAAAGCCAACCCGAACCGGGTATACGCCGTCATTGAATCAGACTCAAAGGCCGACAAAGGGGGCGTTTTCCTGTCCGAAGATGCCGGTAAAAGCTGGAACCGGGTGAGCAAAGACCACCGCACCATCCAGCGGGCCTGGTATTACATCGAAATTTTCGCCGACCCGGTCGACGAAAATACAGTCTACGTCCTCAATACCTCAGTCCTGAAATCCATCGACGGTGGCAAGACCTTCTCGACCATCCCCGGTTCGCACGGCGATCATCATCACCTTTGGATCAACCCAAAAAACAACAAGAACCTGTTTTTGAGTAATGACGGGGGCGCTGCCGTTTCCTTCAACGGTGGCAAATCGTGGTCGTCGGAGAACAACCAGCCGACGGCGCAATTCTACCGCGTCAACGCCGATAACCGCTTTCCGTATTATGTATATGGCGGTCAGCAGGATAACACCTCGGTCATGATTGCGAGCCGAAGCACAAATGGCAGCGGCATTACCGATAAAGACTGGGAAGCCTCTGCCGGTGGCGAAAGTGCGTTCCTGGCCTTCAACCCCGACGACCCGCGTCATGTGATGGGCGGCAGTTATCAGGGCACTATCGAAGTGCTCGACCAGCAGACGCACGAAGGCAAGCCCATTATGGTGTCGCCGATTCAGTACCAGGCCTTGCAGGCAAAAACCATGAAGTACCGGTTCAACTGGAACGCGCCCATCATCTGGTCTAAGCACGAACCCAACGCCTTTTACCATGCCGGTAACCGTCTGTTCAAAACCACCGATCTTGGCAAAAGCTGGTCCATCGCGTCTCCCGACCTTACCCGCCACGACTCTACGAAACTCGGCTGGGGCGGTGCACCCTACACCAACGAAGGGGCTGGTGGTGAAAACTACGCGACCATCACCTACGTCCTCGAATCACCTTCCGAAAAAGGTGTAATCTGGACCGGCAGCGACGACGGGCTGGTATACCTGACCCGCGATGGCGGCACCACCTGGACCAACGTGACGCCCAGCGGTTTACCCGAAACGCTCATCAACTCCATCGAGGTATCGCCCCACGACAAGGCGACGGCCTACATTGCCACCACGCGCTACAAGTTCAACGACTTTGCCCCGGCCATTTATAAAACCACCGATTACGGCAAAACCTGGACAAAAATTGTAACGGGCATCCCCTACGGCGCCTTCACCCGAACCGTCCGCGAAGACCCCGAACGGAAAGGGTTATTGTATGCCGGCACCGAAACGGGCGTTTATGTATCGTACAACGGCGGCACCAGTTGGAGGCCCATGCAGCTAAACCTGCCCGTCAGCCCCGTTACCGATCTAAAAGTGCATCAGGGCGATCTGATTGCCGCCACAGCCGGACGTTCATTTTGGATTCTGGACGACCTCGGCCCTATTCGACAGTTTGACGATAAAGCCAGTAAAGATAGTTTACTGGTCTACAAACCCGAAGATGCCTACCGGGTGTCAGGTGGCAGCGCGCTGGATAAGGTAATTGAAGATGACGATGATGAAGACGCGGGCAGCAGCCCCGGCCGCAACGGATTCGCGGGTACCAACCCTTCTACTGGTGTGGTTATGTACTACCAACTCCCAGCCAAGGTCGATACCAGCGCCATGCTCACGATGGAAATTCTGTCGGATCAGGGAGTTTCAGTCCGGAAGTTGAGCAGCAAGAAAGACAAGAAGTTTGTCGCCTTCCCCGGCGGTCCCTCGCCCGAGCCAACCCTGACAGTAAAGCCGGGTCTGAATCGGTTTGTCTGGGATATGCGCGCCGAGACATTACCCGCCATCGAAAAGGTGTTTATTGAAGGGAACTACAAAGGGCGAAAGCTACCTCCCGGTGCGTATAAAGCAACGATCAAGTTTGGAAAGCAGGAAAAAACAGTACCATTTAAAATCCTGCCGGACCCACGCCTGAATACCACACCCGCCGATTATGAGCAGCAGCAAAAAACGCTGATTGGTATTGAAGACGGCGTGAAAGAGATTCACCTTGGCGTGAACCGGATGCGCAAAGCCCAGAAGCAGATCAACGACCTGGTCGACCTGATCGACGACAAACCCAACCTGAAAGCCGTGGCCGATTCGGGACGGGCACTGGCCAAGAAGATCAAGCTTTGGGAAGAGAAAGTTATTCAGCCCAAGTCGCAGTCGAACGACGACGTGATCAATTTCGAAAATAAGCTCAGCGCTGACTACATCTTCCTGAAGGGAGAACTGGACGTCAACACGCCCTATGTAACAGCCGGACAGAAGGAGCGTTTGTCAGAGCTGAACGCAATCTGGCAACCCCTGAAAACGGACATGAACATGCTGATTCAGAACGACATTGCCCGGTTTAATAATCAATGTCGGCAAGCGCAGCTAGAGAAAGTTACGGTACCGGATGTGGCCGTCTCGACGCCAAAGCAATAG